From Chloroflexota bacterium, a single genomic window includes:
- a CDS encoding ABC transporter ATP-binding protein: protein MIEFDFSDDALSNDEHSMEPRPARETVPRIFRVLSPYWRILALTSILTLFVSILWLIPPALLGRIIDDGILSGDTRLLAILSAVTVGVALTLLALSFLSDYLLSFAALKVVRRVHIMLFESLQNQSYGFFVRTDQGTIVSRLWNDAFGTQIFVHSLIRNALGSVVLFASTLIFMLVWNWQLALLSIPFLPVVLCVSFFVGRLNRKFTERVFAKYAEIMSFATSRLSIDGFIVINGFGYDKSADLKRFSDETAELISLSVKQDMTLQGVSTVFNVVPVFITALIYLYGGTQVIGGETILGTIVAFATLSVMLAERMSGMASLIVTLIGSLALFDRIFQWIDLEPDVRDLPGAQDLKDTHGHITFDNVSFEYEPGAPVVENLSFEIDTGELVALVGPSGAGKTTVTYLTLRFYDPDGGSITLDGRDLRDIRLASLNRYTSIVPQESVIFHATVKDNLLIAKPDATAEELVAACKDAQLLALVTSLPEGYQTVVGEMGYRLSGGERQRLAIARAILKKPRLLVMDEPTSSLDSITERAIRDALASLRRGEERTTTIVIAHRLTTILAADKILVLDRGRLIDSGRHSELLERCDLYRRLYEEQFASQAAENVGSGV from the coding sequence GTGATTGAGTTCGACTTTTCGGACGACGCCCTGTCTAACGACGAACACAGCATGGAGCCGCGCCCTGCTAGGGAGACAGTTCCGCGAATCTTTCGTGTTCTCTCCCCCTATTGGCGCATCCTTGCTCTAACTTCGATACTGACTCTGTTCGTCTCGATTCTCTGGCTGATTCCACCCGCCTTACTGGGCAGAATCATTGATGACGGAATTCTGTCAGGCGACACTCGGTTGCTTGCCATTCTTTCTGCCGTCACGGTAGGCGTCGCTTTGACTCTGCTGGCGCTTTCCTTCCTGTCGGACTATCTGCTGTCATTCGCCGCCCTGAAGGTGGTGCGGCGGGTTCATATCATGCTGTTCGAGTCTCTACAGAATCAGTCGTACGGCTTTTTCGTGCGCACCGACCAGGGCACGATTGTCTCCCGACTGTGGAACGATGCGTTTGGCACTCAGATATTCGTTCATTCGCTGATTCGTAATGCGCTTGGCAGCGTCGTTCTCTTCGCCAGCACGCTGATCTTTATGCTCGTGTGGAACTGGCAGTTAGCGCTCCTGTCCATACCATTCCTGCCTGTGGTGCTCTGCGTGTCCTTCTTCGTGGGAAGATTGAACCGCAAGTTTACCGAGAGAGTGTTTGCCAAGTACGCCGAGATAATGTCCTTCGCCACCAGCAGGCTGAGCATAGACGGATTCATCGTCATCAATGGGTTTGGATACGACAAGTCGGCCGACCTCAAGCGGTTTTCCGACGAGACGGCGGAGTTGATCAGCCTGTCGGTAAAGCAGGACATGACCCTTCAGGGGGTCAGTACGGTCTTCAATGTTGTTCCAGTGTTCATCACCGCCTTGATATACCTTTACGGCGGCACGCAGGTCATAGGCGGCGAAACCATCCTGGGGACGATAGTTGCGTTTGCGACCCTTTCCGTGATGCTTGCCGAGAGGATGTCGGGTATGGCAAGCTTGATCGTGACGTTGATTGGTTCACTGGCCCTGTTCGACCGGATCTTCCAATGGATAGACCTTGAGCCCGACGTAAGGGACTTGCCTGGTGCGCAAGACCTAAAGGACACGCACGGACATATTACATTCGACAATGTGTCATTCGAGTACGAACCCGGCGCTCCCGTGGTCGAGAACCTTTCCTTCGAGATTGACACCGGCGAACTGGTCGCACTGGTAGGACCGAGTGGTGCCGGAAAGACCACAGTAACTTACTTGACCCTCAGGTTCTACGATCCTGATGGAGGCAGCATCACGCTGGATGGACGTGACCTGCGCGATATTCGACTTGCTTCCCTAAACCGATACACATCCATCGTCCCCCAGGAAAGCGTCATATTTCACGCCACTGTGAAGGACAACCTCCTGATAGCAAAGCCGGATGCCACCGCAGAAGAGCTCGTCGCAGCTTGCAAAGATGCGCAACTACTTGCACTTGTAACGAGCCTGCCTGAAGGATACCAGACCGTTGTGGGAGAGATGGGGTACAGACTCTCCGGCGGCGAGAGGCAGCGGCTGGCGATTGCGAGAGCTATACTGAAGAAGCCGCGCCTTCTCGTCATGGATGAACCGACATCCTCGCTCGACTCGATAACCGAACGTGCGATCCGCGACGCTCTCGCTTCCCTGCGGCGTGGCGAAGAAAGGACGACCACCATTGTGATAGCGCACAGGCTCACAACCATTCTTGCCGCAGACAAGATCCTCGTTTTGGACAGGGGGCGCTTAATCGACTCTGGACGGCATTCGGAACTGCTTGAAAGGTGCGACCTCTACAGGCGACTGTATGAGGAACAGTTCGCTTCGCAAGCTGCGGAGAATGTAGGGAGCGGTGTCTGA